The genomic DNA CACTATAAACACTTTCAGCAACAAAAAATCTGAAAAACAACCCTGACAAAAACCAAGGATCAATTTTTCAGCTTCTCCATTCACTAGCTATGTCTATCGTTTGTAATTATAAAGATACATCTTTTTTTATTAAATGTCAATGTTTTTTTGCTTATAAATGCACTAAAATGATATTTTTTTCATTTTTTTTGAATATTTTGTGTACACTAGTACATTTTTTTAATAAAAAACCGCCATATTTAGGCGGAATTTTCTTAAAGTATTTGAACTTTTTTTATGTGGTCATAACTTGATATGTTAGAAATCAGATCAAAATCTTGTAATTCTTTTGGAATATTCAATGTATAAGTAACACTTTCTTCAGCTTCATCTTTTTTCATAGATTTTACTTTTATCTGCATATCTTTTAAAACTTTATAAGTTTCTGAAATATTTTCTTCATAATTGTTTTCTGGATTAAATTCTATTGAAACTCTACTTATCATTCTATTATCTATTAAAAATCGTTCTACAACTTTCAATGTCACTAAAGTTATAAGAACTGCTAGTCCTCCTAAGATACTCAAATAATAAAAGCCCCATCCAACTCCAAGGCCAATACATCCTGTAACCCAAATAGATGCTGCTGTAGTTAATCCTCCTATCACACCTTTTCCACGCATAATAGTTCCAGCACCTAAAAAACCAATTCCACTTACAACCTTAGCTCCAATACGTCCAAGATCTGTTTTCATTACTTTAGAAACTTCTGGATGTAAAAGTGCATACAAAGATATACTTACTCTTAAATTATCTTGAACTAAAGATACAATAGCAGCACCTAAACACACTAAAATATGTGTACGAAAACCAGCTGGCCTATTACTATGTCCTCTTTCATATCCAATAGCACCTCCAATTATTATTGCCATTGTAATTCTTAGTATAATCTCTTGTAAAGAAATATGTAACGTAAAACTATGCATAACCTCACCTCTACTCCATAAAATAAAAAAAGCTAAAAAATCTGATCTAAAAATCAGAGTTTAATAGCTCTCCTCCCACTCAGCCATATTTTGTATAACTAATACTTTTTCATTGCTAATGTTGTAACTAATACCAAGTATATAAACTTAATTTATTTAAGGAATTTATCTGTCAAATTTCTATAAATATTAATGTAAAACTAATACTTTATAAGCAATCATAAGAGTTATAATTAACAATGCCTGTAACGAATAATTTTCCACTTCATCCTCCTAAAAAATTGTAAAAACTTTTAAACTATTTTCACAAAAATCAAGTCTAAATATTATACAGATTCATTTTGTTTTATATTATACCACAGTTATAAATTTACTTGAATAGTTTTTTTTAAATATGGTAGAATATCATATACAAACTATTCGATTTTTAGGTGATGAAATGAAGAAACTAATCTCAATTTTTTTATTGCTTACTGCTTTATCAACTGTTAGCAATGCTGCATCAAAAACAATAAATGATAATGAGGGAATAGATATAAACGGAATTATGTATTATAAATCTGACCTCACTCCTTTTACTGGAAGATTGAAATTCCATAAGGATAGAAGTTATTATAAAAATGGCAAACCACATGGTAAATGGCTTACTTTCTATCCAAATGGTAATTTAAAATCAATTGAAAATTGGAAAGAGGGAGAATTGGTTGGAAAATTTGTACTTTATCAAAATGATGGTTCAAAAATATTTGAAACTACCTATCTAAACGGAAAAGATAATGGTGATTATTATTTATACCACAATAATGGAAAAGTACAAGTTCAAGGAAGATTTTTAAATGGTGTCCCTAAAGGGACTTGGAAATACTATAATGATAAAGGTAAACTAACTGGAAAAGCTCAATACTAACTTTATCATTTCTTTTTTTAAAGGAGGGTTTATTTTATGAGGCTTATACTCAAAAAACTTTTTAATACTTCTGTTCTTGCTTCACCAGCTAAAGCAATGAGACTTTATAAAATTTTATCTTTGAGAGTTAAGAATGGAAAAACTGTTAATTTGGATTTTCTAGGCATTCAAGCAACAACGATAGCCTTTTTATATATTGTATTTAGTAACTTAATTAAAGAATGTCAAAAAAATATAAAAGAGATAAAAGGACTTATTTATATCTCAAATGCGTCTGTATCACTTATGCAAGAAATTGAATATTTAAAAGAAAACTATAAACAAGTTGGTAAGAAAATCGATCCTTTAAAACTGTCTTTTGTTTAACAAAAAAAGTCAGAGGTTTTTCCTCTGGCTTTTTTACTTTTTTAATTTTACAGTTGGCTCTGAAGGTAATGAAAAATTTGGAATAAATCTATCAAATCCGGTTAAAGTAAGTAATAATATACTTATAACAGCAATATACGCTACAAAATTATATTTTATAATATCTCCTGCTGTAAAATCTATCAATGGATATACTGTTGTTGCTATTCCTAGATAAAACCCTATATACACGTGCCACGGTATTAATTGTGAACCAAATACTCCCATAGCATCACTAAATGTTGCATTTCTAAG from Fusobacterium hominis includes the following:
- a CDS encoding MgtC/SapB family protein gives rise to the protein MHSFTLHISLQEIILRITMAIIIGGAIGYERGHSNRPAGFRTHILVCLGAAIVSLVQDNLRVSISLYALLHPEVSKVMKTDLGRIGAKVVSGIGFLGAGTIMRGKGVIGGLTTAASIWVTGCIGLGVGWGFYYLSILGGLAVLITLVTLKVVERFLIDNRMISRVSIEFNPENNYEENISETYKVLKDMQIKVKSMKKDEAEESVTYTLNIPKELQDFDLISNISSYDHIKKVQIL
- a CDS encoding toxin-antitoxin system YwqK family antitoxin, with the protein product MKKLISIFLLLTALSTVSNAASKTINDNEGIDINGIMYYKSDLTPFTGRLKFHKDRSYYKNGKPHGKWLTFYPNGNLKSIENWKEGELVGKFVLYQNDGSKIFETTYLNGKDNGDYYLYHNNGKVQVQGRFLNGVPKGTWKYYNDKGKLTGKAQY
- a CDS encoding STAS-like domain-containing protein codes for the protein MRLILKKLFNTSVLASPAKAMRLYKILSLRVKNGKTVNLDFLGIQATTIAFLYIVFSNLIKECQKNIKEIKGLIYISNASVSLMQEIEYLKENYKQVGKKIDPLKLSFV